Genomic DNA from Pelosinus sp. UFO1:
GGATAACTAATCTCTCCATAAGGTCATATCCTCCCGCAAACTCTACTAATATATTTAAAAGGAATAAGTGCTGTTTTATTAATTAATATTCTTTAGTAATAATCGGTGATCCAATGATGACGTAAGTACGATTATCATATTGACTGTAGCGTGTTGCTATATTTATATTCACCTTTTTGTCACCTACTTGCAGCCACTCTCCAGCAATTGAGGAAAATCCTGTATAACTAAGGAAGTTTTCAGCTTTCAGTTTGTCAATAATAACTCCGTCTATTGCCATAAAAGCTTTTTCTAATACTCTTTGTTGTTCTCCATCCACTAGTTTACCACCAAGCCATCCAATCAAGCAAGTATTAATCTTGGGTGAACCACCATTTTTTTTTATACTGTCACTAATTTTTCGTTGTAACTGTTGGATAGAAGTATTTTCATTCACTATGGACTCCATATTCACCACTAGGTAAGTTTCCATTTGAGAGCTATCTCCCTGTTTGGGAATCACCTGCGCCGCAACAAAAGCATGCCACTCTGGCCTTATTGCTTCCGCTTGTACTGTACGATGAGTGCCCCTTTGCTGCTGTGTCAATTGATAATCTTTAGCGCTTACGTCGAGCTGTTCCATTATCTTTTCTACAGTTTCTTGGAGCTGATTATCATTCATCGCTTCATCAGGTAACTTCGCCCAAGCATTTATACTATACTCGTTAAAATGTGCACCAGTTGCTTCCATAGCTTGCGTTAAAGGTTCTTCAGGAGTAGCAGCAGGTAATTCCCTCACCATAGCAAGAGATAAAAGTAATAAGATTGCTAGGCTCATTGATAATCTTGTCCGAAATTTATACATCCTCTCCACCCTTTTTAATAAATAATTCTTTATATATAAATTACTCTGTATGCCTATTCTTGCCACTTGTTGAAGGAGATATACAAACCTTGTGAACATAAAAAAAGACTTGGTTTAGGCCAAGTCCTCAGACGCAGGCATAAGCCTTAGTCGTTCTTACTTGGAATCAAGGAAGTGTTATACTTTCTGATTCCATAAAAAAACTTGGTATACACCAAGTTTTACTTCATTACTACGTTTTATGACTATAAAACAAAAAAAACAGACTAAGCATAAGCTCAGCCTGTTTTTAACCATTATTCTTTATGTTCTTTAACTCGTAGACGTACCAAAGCACGTTTGAGAGCAATCTCGGCTCTTATCAAATCGATACCCGGACTTGCTGTACGCAAGCGACTTTCTGCACGTTCTTTTGCTGCAGCAGCCCTTTCCAAGTCGATTTCATCAGGTAATTCGGCACAATTTGCCAAGACAGTAATTTTCTCAGGCTGCACTTCAATAAAACCACCACACATGGAAATTTGCAGCTCACCATTCTCGGTAATTACTCGAAGGGGCCAAATTCCCAAGGCAGCAATAAGCGCGGCATGTCCTGGAAGAATACCAATATCCCCAGATGTCGTCCTGGCAATCACCATGGTAACATCCTCAGAATAAGCCATTTTCTCTGGGGTAACAATATCCAGCCTAATTGTTTTAGCCATTTATTATTCCCCTTTCATCGTCCGAGCCTTCTCCACTACTTCATCGATAGAACCAACCATATAGAAGGCGGTTTCTGGTAAATCATCATGCTTACCGCTCAAAATTTCTTTAAAGCCTCGAATGGTTTCTTTCAATGGTACATATTTACCAGGTGTACCAGTAAATGCTTCTGCCACAAAGAAAGGTTGGCTCAAGAAACGTTGCATTTTACGTGCCCGAGATACGGTAAGTTTGTCATCATCTGACAGTTCTTCCATACCTAAAATTGCAATAATATCTTGCAATTCTTTATAACGCTGCAGAATTTCCTGAACACCACGAGCTACTTGATAATGTTCTTCCCCAATAATATTAGGGTCAACAATTCGTGACGTTGAGTCCAGCGGATCTACGGCTGGGTAAATACCAAGTTCCGCAATCTGTCTAGACAATACAGTCGTAGCATCCAAATGCGCAAAGGTAGCCGCAGGAGCTGGATCTGTCAAATCATCTGCTGGAACGTATACTGCTTGCACAGAGGTAATAGAGCCCTTTTTCGTTGAGGTAATCCGCTCTTGCAAAGCTCCTACATCTGTCGCCAACGTCGGCTGATAGCCTACGGCTGACGGCATACGTCCTAAAAGTGCGGAAACTTCAGAACCTGCCTGAATAAAACGGAAAATATTATCTACGAAAAACAATACATCTTGTCCGCCTACATCCCGGAAGTACTCTGCCATAGTAAGACCTGTTAAGGCAACACGCATTCTAGCTCCTGGTGGTTCATTCATCTGCCCATAAACCAAGGCAGTTTTTTCGATAACACCGGATTCCTGCATTTCCATCCATAGGTCATTCCCCTCACGAGTACGTTCCCCTACACCCGCAAATACAGAATAGCCGCCATGTTCTGTTGCAATGTTACGAATCAGTTCCATGATCAGTACTGTTTTACCTACACCAGCACCGCCAAACAAACCAATTTTACCACCCCGAGAATAAGGCGCAATCAAGTCAACAACTTTAATACCTGTTTCTAGGATTTGGGTTGATGTTTCTTGTTCTTCAAAACTAGGGGCCGGACGGTGAATCGGCCAATAATCGTCCACTGCTACTTTATTTTCATTGTTATCTACTGTTTCACCTAGTACATTAAATACCCGACCCAGCGTACCTTTACCCACGGGAATTTTAATAGGGGCGCCAGTATCTACAGCTTGCATACCGCGGGTCAAACCATCCGTAGAAGACAT
This window encodes:
- a CDS encoding F0F1 ATP synthase subunit epsilon, whose product is MAKTIRLDIVTPEKMAYSEDVTMVIARTTSGDIGILPGHAALIAALGIWPLRVITENGELQISMCGGFIEVQPEKITVLANCAELPDEIDLERAAAAKERAESRLRTASPGIDLIRAEIALKRALVRLRVKEHKE
- a CDS encoding YwmB family TATA-box binding protein, which codes for MYKFRTRLSMSLAILLLLSLAMVRELPAATPEEPLTQAMEATGAHFNEYSINAWAKLPDEAMNDNQLQETVEKIMEQLDVSAKDYQLTQQQRGTHRTVQAEAIRPEWHAFVAAQVIPKQGDSSQMETYLVVNMESIVNENTSIQQLQRKISDSIKKNGGSPKINTCLIGWLGGKLVDGEQQRVLEKAFMAIDGVIIDKLKAENFLSYTGFSSIAGEWLQVGDKKVNINIATRYSQYDNRTYVIIGSPIITKEY
- the atpD gene encoding F0F1 ATP synthase subunit beta produces the protein MSSTGKVIQVIGPVVDIEFPPEQLPAIYNSVKIADTSTDVEVSLTVEVMQHLGDNIVRCVAMSSTDGLTRGMQAVDTGAPIKIPVGKGTLGRVFNVLGETVDNNENKVAVDDYWPIHRPAPSFEEQETSTQILETGIKVVDLIAPYSRGGKIGLFGGAGVGKTVLIMELIRNIATEHGGYSVFAGVGERTREGNDLWMEMQESGVIEKTALVYGQMNEPPGARMRVALTGLTMAEYFRDVGGQDVLFFVDNIFRFIQAGSEVSALLGRMPSAVGYQPTLATDVGALQERITSTKKGSITSVQAVYVPADDLTDPAPAATFAHLDATTVLSRQIAELGIYPAVDPLDSTSRIVDPNIIGEEHYQVARGVQEILQRYKELQDIIAILGMEELSDDDKLTVSRARKMQRFLSQPFFVAEAFTGTPGKYVPLKETIRGFKEILSGKHDDLPETAFYMVGSIDEVVEKARTMKGE